A region of Candidatus Defluviilinea gracilis DNA encodes the following proteins:
- the murJ gene encoding murein biosynthesis integral membrane protein MurJ produces MTTSNANKQIARAAGTVMFAILFGQLAGLARGILVADTFGASPELDAFFAANRVSETLFLLVAGGALGSAFIPTFTGLLAKEDTDSAWRLASALANTVTLTLSLLAALIALFAPQVVRFALAPGLSTDPQLFSLTVSLLRIQLISAVLFGLGGLIVGILNAHQIFLIPALTPAMYQLGIIFGAIFLAPSMGIYGLAWGVVIGAVLYLVVQIPSIWKLLTERQLLITDYWSLGLTNSHVRNVLLLMLPRLLGVAVVQLNFWVNTNLASTMEAGSVASLTYAFSLMLMAQAAIAQSVAIAAMPTFSAQHALGKIDEMRASLAASLRGILLMAVPASVGLILLRGPLISFLYQRGEFDSRDVQLVAWALLWFAAGLVGHSIMEVLTRAFYAQQDTKTPVIIGTIAMGLNVVFSILFSKYFASIGWFPLGGLALANSLATALEAIALFIFMRKRLNGIEGKAIANSAWRVALAALGMGIGLEVWTQSTLGQTRWLVALGGVALGGVIYVAGVTILKVPEIQIVIRAVMRTLSRLRRTAPSSQ; encoded by the coding sequence GTGACAACTTCCAACGCAAACAAACAGATCGCGCGCGCCGCGGGGACGGTGATGTTCGCGATCCTCTTCGGTCAACTCGCGGGACTCGCTCGCGGCATCCTCGTCGCGGACACATTCGGCGCCTCGCCCGAACTCGACGCGTTCTTCGCCGCGAACCGCGTCAGCGAGACTCTCTTCCTCCTCGTCGCGGGCGGCGCGCTTGGCTCGGCATTCATTCCGACGTTTACTGGACTGCTCGCCAAAGAGGATACGGATTCGGCATGGCGACTCGCCTCCGCGCTTGCGAACACGGTCACTCTCACCCTCAGCCTGCTCGCGGCATTAATAGCCTTGTTCGCCCCTCAAGTTGTCCGCTTCGCCCTCGCCCCTGGACTCTCTACTGACCCTCAACTTTTTTCGCTCACGGTATCACTTCTTCGCATTCAATTGATTTCAGCCGTCCTATTCGGCTTGGGTGGATTAATCGTCGGCATCCTCAACGCGCATCAAATCTTTCTCATCCCCGCGCTCACTCCCGCCATGTACCAACTCGGCATCATCTTCGGCGCAATCTTCCTCGCGCCCTCAATGGGAATTTATGGACTTGCTTGGGGAGTCGTCATCGGCGCGGTTTTATATCTCGTCGTACAAATTCCATCCATATGGAAACTCCTCACTGAACGCCAATTACTGATCACTGATTACTGGTCCCTTGGTCTTACTAACTCTCATGTTCGCAATGTCCTCCTCCTCATGCTCCCCCGCCTCCTCGGCGTCGCCGTCGTTCAACTCAACTTTTGGGTCAACACGAATCTCGCCTCTACAATGGAAGCAGGCAGTGTCGCCAGCCTCACATACGCATTCTCATTGATGCTCATGGCGCAAGCCGCGATTGCTCAATCGGTTGCGATTGCCGCCATGCCAACTTTTTCTGCACAGCACGCGCTCGGCAAAATAGACGAGATGCGCGCCTCGCTTGCCGCATCGCTTCGCGGAATCTTGTTGATGGCTGTCCCCGCCAGTGTGGGACTCATCCTCTTGCGCGGGCCGTTGATCTCATTCCTTTATCAACGCGGCGAATTCGATTCGCGCGATGTTCAACTCGTAGCGTGGGCATTGCTCTGGTTCGCGGCGGGACTCGTCGGTCACTCCATTATGGAGGTGTTGACGCGCGCCTTCTATGCACAGCAAGACACAAAGACCCCCGTCATCATCGGCACGATCGCGATGGGACTCAATGTGGTGTTCAGTATCTTATTTTCAAAATATTTCGCGTCAATTGGATGGTTTCCGCTTGGCGGACTTGCGCTCGCAAATTCACTCGCCACCGCGCTTGAGGCAATCGCGTTGTTCATCTTCATGCGAAAACGGTTGAATGGAATTGAAGGCAAGGCAATCGCAAACAGCGCGTGGAGAGTCGCGCTGGCGGCGCTGGGGATGGGAATCGGCTTAGAGGTGTGGACCCAGTCCACCCTAGGTCAGACGCGTTGGCTTGTCGCGTTGGGAGGGGTCGCGCTTGGGGGAGTCATTTATGTGGCGGGGGTAACGATTCTCAAAGTCCCAGAAATCCAAATTGTAATTAGGGCTGTAATGAGGACGCTTTCGCGGCTTCGTCGGACTGCGCCCTCCTCGCAATGA